In Deinococcota bacterium, one DNA window encodes the following:
- a CDS encoding ABC transporter permease, with translation MLLFLLLAVLGPLIVPYGATQQILSDARQAPSFTHPFGTDRLGRDIFSRVIMGTRDIFLLAGLGTLLATLAGTLIGLVSSYLGGWLEEVTYRLFDSLLAMPALLLALLLLGALGPSRNSVLIVIAVAYTPIVARVVRSVVLVTKTKDYVAAARLRGEPVAYILSREILPSVLPALAVEAALRFSYAIFLVASLGFLGVGVQPPNPDWGLMVSEARTYVSLTPWALYFPAAAISLLVIGMNLMADGLKRALQAGG, from the coding sequence GTGCTGCTCTTTCTGCTCTTAGCCGTGTTGGGGCCGTTGATCGTGCCGTACGGCGCAACCCAGCAGATCCTGAGCGACGCGCGCCAAGCACCCTCGTTCACCCACCCCTTCGGCACGGACCGCTTGGGACGCGATATCTTTAGTCGCGTCATTATGGGCACACGCGATATCTTCTTGCTTGCTGGGCTCGGGACCCTTCTCGCTACCTTGGCCGGCACGCTCATAGGCCTTGTCAGCTCCTACCTGGGTGGCTGGCTCGAGGAGGTCACCTACCGGCTTTTCGACAGCCTCCTCGCCATGCCGGCGCTGCTGTTGGCGCTGCTCCTGCTCGGCGCGCTGGGCCCGTCCCGCAACAGTGTTCTTATTGTGATTGCCGTCGCCTACACACCGATCGTGGCCAGGGTGGTGCGCAGCGTGGTGCTGGTGACCAAAACCAAGGATTATGTGGCGGCCGCAAGGTTGCGGGGTGAACCCGTCGCTTACATCCTGAGCAGGGAAATCCTGCCGTCGGTGCTACCGGCACTCGCCGTCGAAGCCGCGCTGAGGTTCTCCTACGCGATCTTCCTGGTCGCGTCACTGGGCTTCTTGGGTGTTGGAGTGCAACCGCCCAATCCCGACTGGGGTCTGATGGTGAGCGAAGCTCGCACGTATGTCTCGCTCACGCCGTGGGCGCTCTACTTTCCCGCGGCAGCCATCTCCCTCCTGGTGATCGGCATGAACCTGATGGCTGACGGTCTCAAGCGCGCGCTACAAGCGGGAGGTTGA